One genomic segment of Hymenobacter psoromatis includes these proteins:
- the lpxA gene encoding acyl-ACP--UDP-N-acetylglucosamine O-acyltransferase: MISPLAHIHPAARLAPGVIVEPFTTIYGDVEIGENTWIGPNVTIMDGARIGAHCQIFPGAVVSGVPQDLKFVGEITTAHVGDYTVLRECVTVNRGTVDRGRTVVGSHCLLQAYVHIAHDCLVGNHCVISNATQMAGHVQVGDWAIIGGTSAIQQFTNIGAHAFIAGGSLVRKDVPPFVKAAREPLTYAGVNSVGLRRRGYNEQQVNEIHELYRILYLSGLPLFEALNRIEAELPASTEREQMVTFVRAAARGIIKGPSRGVLPEEGLD, translated from the coding sequence ATGATTTCTCCCCTCGCCCATATCCACCCCGCTGCCCGGCTCGCGCCGGGAGTTATCGTTGAGCCGTTCACAACCATTTACGGCGACGTGGAGATTGGCGAAAACACCTGGATTGGGCCCAACGTGACAATAATGGACGGCGCGCGCATCGGGGCGCACTGCCAGATTTTTCCGGGGGCCGTGGTGTCGGGCGTTCCGCAGGATTTGAAGTTTGTGGGGGAGATAACTACGGCCCACGTGGGCGACTATACCGTGCTGCGCGAATGCGTGACCGTGAACCGCGGCACCGTGGACCGGGGCCGCACTGTGGTGGGCAGCCACTGCCTGCTGCAAGCCTACGTGCACATTGCCCACGACTGCCTGGTGGGCAACCACTGTGTGATTTCGAACGCCACCCAGATGGCGGGCCACGTGCAGGTGGGCGACTGGGCCATTATCGGAGGCACCTCAGCCATTCAGCAGTTTACCAACATCGGAGCGCACGCGTTCATTGCGGGGGGCTCACTGGTGCGCAAAGACGTGCCGCCCTTCGTGAAGGCCGCCCGCGAGCCGCTAACCTACGCGGGCGTGAACTCGGTGGGACTACGCCGACGTGGCTACAATGAGCAGCAGGTCAACGAAATACACGAGCTGTATCGCATCCTCTACCTCAGCGGCCTACCCCTGTTTGAAGCCCTGAACCGCATCGAAGCCGAACTACCCGCCTCGACCGAGCGCGAGCAAATGGTGACCTTTGTGCGGGCTGCTGCGCGTGGTATCATCAAGGGCCCCAGCCGCGGCGTGTTACCGGAAGAAGGACTGGATTAA
- a CDS encoding PP2C family protein-serine/threonine phosphatase has protein sequence MPQTAEVAGLEKRLFLKERELGALLEITQAITQDSAEADLYKIYQFTLIGQLGVRRLALYVLEEGAFQLKINFSTALPPDARFTPAEVARFCPDGPCPVRELGLGPTGQQFELLVPVRQREVVQALVFVGTMQGDYASREALAFLETLSNILLGAVANLRLAHQRETLLMAEAAGHREIEIAQQVQQLLFPQKLPNNAHYALHATYQPHTEVGGDYYDVVEIDQYRLLVCVADVSGKGVPASLLMSNFQAGLRTLLRQQANLATTVRELNYLLFRNSGGEKFITAFLAIYDRRTQVLEYVNAGHNDPLLLPDCGPPHLLHDGTIMLGIMEELPMLRVGLATMPPRSLLFAYTDGLTEVFNAQQEEFGEAGVLRALTRNRYLPLPGLHQELLRCIHEFSTEGDRFADDVTMLSLRVK, from the coding sequence ATGCCCCAAACCGCTGAAGTCGCGGGTCTCGAAAAGCGCCTTTTTCTGAAGGAGCGCGAGCTGGGCGCGCTGTTGGAAATCACGCAGGCCATTACCCAGGACTCGGCCGAGGCTGACCTGTATAAAATATACCAGTTCACGCTTATCGGGCAGCTGGGCGTGCGGCGGCTGGCGCTCTACGTACTGGAAGAAGGAGCGTTCCAGCTGAAGATAAACTTCAGCACTGCCCTACCCCCCGATGCGCGCTTCACGCCGGCCGAGGTGGCGCGCTTCTGCCCCGATGGGCCGTGCCCGGTGCGGGAGCTGGGCCTGGGACCGACCGGCCAGCAGTTTGAGTTGCTGGTGCCGGTGCGGCAGCGCGAGGTGGTGCAGGCGCTGGTGTTTGTGGGCACGATGCAGGGCGACTACGCCAGCCGCGAGGCCCTCGCGTTTCTGGAAACGCTGAGCAATATCCTACTCGGAGCCGTGGCCAACCTGCGCCTCGCCCACCAGCGCGAAACCCTGCTGATGGCCGAGGCCGCTGGGCACCGCGAAATCGAGATTGCGCAACAAGTGCAGCAGCTGCTTTTTCCGCAAAAACTACCCAACAATGCGCACTACGCCCTGCACGCTACCTACCAGCCCCACACCGAAGTGGGCGGCGACTACTACGACGTGGTGGAAATTGACCAGTACCGCCTGCTGGTGTGCGTGGCCGACGTGAGCGGCAAGGGCGTGCCGGCTTCGCTGCTGATGTCCAATTTCCAGGCCGGGCTGCGCACGCTGTTGCGCCAGCAGGCCAACCTGGCCACCACCGTGCGCGAGCTGAATTATTTGCTGTTTCGCAACTCGGGCGGCGAGAAGTTCATTACCGCCTTTTTGGCCATCTACGACCGCCGCACCCAGGTGCTCGAATACGTGAACGCCGGCCATAACGACCCGCTGCTGCTGCCCGACTGCGGCCCGCCCCACCTCCTGCACGACGGCACCATCATGCTCGGCATTATGGAGGAGCTGCCCATGCTGCGGGTGGGCCTGGCCACCATGCCGCCCCGCTCGCTGCTCTTCGCCTACACCGACGGCCTGACGGAAGTTTTCAATGCCCAACAGGAAGAGTTTGGCGAAGCCGGCGTGCTGCGTGCCCTCACCCGCAACCGCTACCTACCCCTGCCCGGCCTGCACCAAGAATTGCTGCGCTGCATCCACGAGTTTAGTACCGAAGGCGACCGCTTCGCCGACGACGTAACCATGTTGAGCCTGCGGGTGAAGTAA
- a CDS encoding bifunctional UDP-3-O-[3-hydroxymyristoyl] N-acetylglucosamine deacetylase/3-hydroxyacyl-ACP dehydratase, translated as MNDKQHTIKAPVTVRGVGLHTGAEATMTFCPAPVGHGYKFQRVDLPGQPLVDADVDNVVDLSRGTTIEQNGARVNTVEHTLAALVGLQLDNVLIQLSGPEPPIMDGSAAEFIKALHTVGFEEQNARRNYYEIPDTIRYLDNARGVEIAALPLADYRLTVMVDYNSPVLGSQHATLTDIAQFEHEIASSRTFCFLHELEHLYKSNLIKGGDLSNAIVVVDRVVGEHELDELAAMLGKPKVSVKKEGILNNVDLRHKNEPARHKLLDLVGDLALVGRPLKGQILAARPGHAANVAFAKRIKKKMLEDRTSPVPMYDPAREPVMDINRIMQVLPHRYPFLLLDKVIHLDATSVTAVKNITMNEPFFQGHFPGNPVMPGVMQIEAMAQTGGILVMNTVPDPENYWQYFLGIENARFRKKVLPGDTIVFHCQLTAPIKRGIAKMKGQAFVNGKVVCDAEMSAAIVRKDNV; from the coding sequence ATGAACGATAAACAACACACGATTAAGGCTCCCGTCACGGTGCGGGGGGTAGGGCTGCACACCGGCGCGGAAGCCACCATGACGTTTTGCCCCGCCCCGGTGGGCCACGGCTACAAGTTTCAGCGCGTGGACCTGCCCGGTCAGCCCTTGGTAGATGCCGACGTAGACAACGTGGTGGACCTCTCGCGGGGCACGACCATTGAGCAGAACGGCGCGCGCGTGAACACCGTGGAGCACACGCTGGCCGCGCTGGTAGGCTTGCAGCTGGATAATGTACTTATTCAGCTCAGCGGCCCCGAGCCGCCGATTATGGACGGCTCGGCGGCTGAGTTTATCAAAGCCCTGCACACGGTGGGCTTCGAGGAGCAGAACGCGCGGCGCAACTACTACGAGATACCCGACACCATCCGCTACCTGGACAATGCGCGGGGCGTCGAAATCGCGGCCCTACCCCTGGCCGACTACCGCCTCACGGTGATGGTCGATTATAACTCGCCGGTGCTGGGCTCGCAGCACGCCACGCTCACCGACATTGCGCAGTTTGAGCACGAGATTGCCAGCTCGCGCACGTTTTGCTTTTTGCACGAGCTGGAGCACCTGTATAAGTCAAATTTGATTAAAGGCGGCGACCTCTCCAACGCCATCGTGGTAGTGGACCGCGTGGTGGGCGAGCACGAGCTGGACGAGCTGGCCGCCATGCTGGGCAAGCCCAAGGTATCGGTGAAGAAGGAAGGCATTCTCAACAACGTGGACCTACGCCACAAAAATGAGCCTGCCCGCCACAAGCTGCTCGACCTAGTGGGCGACTTGGCCCTCGTGGGCCGCCCGCTGAAGGGTCAGATTCTGGCCGCCCGCCCCGGCCACGCCGCCAACGTAGCCTTCGCCAAGCGCATCAAGAAGAAGATGCTAGAAGACCGCACCAGCCCCGTGCCGATGTACGACCCCGCCCGCGAGCCGGTGATGGACATCAACCGCATTATGCAGGTGCTACCCCACCGCTACCCCTTCCTGCTACTCGATAAGGTGATTCACCTGGATGCGACGTCGGTGACGGCCGTCAAGAATATCACGATGAATGAGCCCTTCTTTCAGGGCCACTTTCCGGGCAACCCCGTGATGCCCGGCGTAATGCAGATTGAGGCAATGGCCCAGACCGGCGGCATTCTGGTGATGAACACCGTGCCCGACCCCGAAAACTACTGGCAATATTTTCTGGGCATCGAAAATGCCCGCTTTCGCAAAAAAGTACTACCCGGCGATACCATCGTCTTTCACTGTCAGCTCACGGCCCCCATCAAGCGCGGTATCGCCAAGATGAAAGGCCAGGCGTTCGTCAACGGCAAGGTGGTGTGCGATGCCGAAATGAGTGCTGCCATCGTGCGAAAAGACAACGTATAA
- a CDS encoding MGH1-like glycoside hydrolase domain-containing protein: MNYEVAALLLTSGLLLASCQAKPDAAETAGQAVWHSDAYSLYHDSVAQGTNHARALSATELTSNYRSPANETQSPLITFKFSLNGQDNELPPGQDNTFLALPPAPGTTLATPVIVFGQRSVNARPVPAATYLAPNTQLKIRLDMRPVLAAFQKQGFYTTYKGEKLYKQDFKGVFVAGAPAPLSWDFDNLANKKNLELHDPDGDGIYEVTLNAPADAKTTAQCWQKTLTTNDFPQYTSDYPLADALYNLALEEARRAVEPDSTFRTGKEWAGVWTRDVSYSIILAQATLQPRVGMKSLLRKVSPAGRIIQDTGTGGAYPCSTDRVIWAVAAWEIYKVTGDESWLRKVYPIIKSSLADDAQNVYDPATGLARGESSFLDWREQTYPRWMQPADIYESENLGTNAVHFQANTVLALMARQLGEAAVAMQHAQTAARLKAAINEHLWQEKAGYYAQYRYGRLFPVRSPRAEALGEALSVYFGVAEGGRARAVVAKTPTVPFGISCIYPQIPGIPPYHNDAVWPFVQSFWALAAAEVGNEASLTESIAAIYRPAALFLTDKENFVAGNGDFAGTQVNSSNMLWSLSGSLALVYKILFGMHYETDRLVFRPFVPRAFQGARKLTNFKYRKAVLDIDLQGFGNEIKTITLDGKALPSAAVPATLTGRHQLRIVLSSQAPAKAAVNRVANAFSPETPQVTFAAGQLHWPAVQNAQTYRVLRNGQPVNASGALSYAVPAGGPAYAEYQVIAIDNQGLESFASEPLAVAAPTTEVQLETVAPAATSAYKGFSGKGFVETSTSKNTVIHIPVTVTEAGIYVLDFRYANGNGPINTNNKCAIRTLRNGPALLGTIVLPQRGADEWGNWGFTNAVRVHLPKGITTLTLAYEPANANMNGAVNQAMLDYLRVRKLAN; this comes from the coding sequence ATGAATTACGAAGTCGCCGCCCTGTTGCTCACCAGCGGCCTGCTGCTGGCCAGCTGCCAGGCTAAGCCCGATGCCGCCGAAACCGCCGGGCAAGCCGTGTGGCACTCCGACGCTTACTCGCTGTACCACGACAGCGTGGCGCAGGGCACTAACCACGCCCGCGCCCTGTCGGCCACCGAGCTGACCTCGAACTACCGCAGCCCGGCCAACGAGACGCAGAGCCCGCTTATCACCTTCAAATTCAGCCTCAACGGCCAGGATAACGAGCTGCCGCCCGGCCAAGATAATACCTTCCTGGCCCTACCCCCCGCGCCCGGCACAACGCTCGCAACGCCGGTTATCGTGTTTGGCCAGCGCTCGGTGAATGCGCGGCCGGTGCCGGCCGCTACCTACCTGGCCCCAAACACGCAGCTGAAAATCAGGCTCGATATGCGGCCCGTACTGGCGGCGTTTCAAAAACAGGGCTTTTATACCACATATAAAGGCGAAAAGCTTTATAAACAAGATTTTAAGGGAGTATTCGTAGCCGGCGCGCCCGCCCCGTTGAGTTGGGATTTTGACAACTTGGCCAACAAAAAAAACCTGGAACTGCATGACCCCGACGGCGATGGCATCTACGAGGTGACGCTTAACGCCCCTGCTGACGCTAAAACGACCGCCCAGTGCTGGCAGAAAACCCTCACTACCAACGACTTTCCGCAGTATACCTCCGACTACCCGCTGGCCGACGCGCTCTACAACCTGGCCCTGGAAGAGGCCCGCCGCGCCGTGGAGCCCGACAGCACCTTCCGCACAGGGAAGGAGTGGGCGGGCGTCTGGACGCGTGATGTTAGCTATTCTATCATCTTGGCCCAGGCTACGTTGCAGCCGCGGGTAGGCATGAAAAGCCTCTTGCGCAAGGTGTCGCCCGCGGGCCGCATCATTCAGGATACGGGCACGGGCGGGGCCTACCCCTGCTCCACCGACCGGGTTATCTGGGCGGTGGCGGCCTGGGAAATTTACAAGGTGACCGGCGACGAAAGCTGGTTGCGCAAGGTGTACCCGATTATCAAAAGCTCGCTGGCCGATGATGCGCAGAATGTGTACGACCCCGCCACTGGCTTGGCGCGGGGCGAGTCGTCGTTTCTGGACTGGCGCGAGCAGACCTACCCCCGCTGGATGCAGCCAGCCGACATCTACGAAAGTGAAAACCTGGGAACTAACGCCGTTCATTTTCAGGCCAATACCGTGCTGGCGCTGATGGCCCGGCAGCTGGGCGAAGCCGCCGTGGCCATGCAGCATGCGCAAACGGCCGCTCGCCTAAAAGCCGCTATCAACGAGCATCTGTGGCAAGAAAAAGCGGGCTACTACGCGCAGTACCGCTACGGCCGGTTGTTTCCGGTGCGCTCGCCGCGGGCCGAGGCGCTGGGCGAGGCGCTGAGCGTGTATTTCGGCGTGGCCGAGGGGGGTAGGGCGCGCGCGGTAGTGGCCAAAACGCCCACCGTGCCCTTCGGCATCTCGTGCATTTACCCCCAAATTCCGGGTATCCCACCCTACCACAACGACGCAGTATGGCCCTTCGTGCAGAGCTTCTGGGCACTGGCTGCCGCCGAGGTCGGCAACGAGGCTTCGCTCACGGAAAGCATTGCCGCTATCTACCGCCCGGCGGCGTTATTTTTGACTGATAAAGAGAACTTTGTGGCCGGTAACGGTGACTTCGCGGGTACGCAGGTTAATTCCTCCAATATGCTCTGGAGCCTGTCGGGCAGCCTAGCGCTGGTGTATAAAATCTTGTTCGGAATGCACTACGAAACCGACCGGCTAGTGTTCCGGCCCTTCGTGCCACGGGCGTTTCAGGGCGCGCGCAAACTTACTAATTTCAAGTATCGGAAAGCCGTGCTGGATATTGATTTGCAAGGCTTTGGTAATGAAATCAAAACTATTACCCTCGATGGAAAGGCCCTACCCAGCGCGGCCGTGCCGGCCACGCTCACCGGCCGCCACCAGCTGCGCATTGTGCTGAGCAGCCAAGCCCCGGCCAAGGCCGCGGTCAACCGCGTCGCCAACGCCTTTTCGCCCGAAACGCCGCAAGTCACCTTCGCCGCCGGTCAGCTGCATTGGCCGGCTGTCCAAAACGCCCAAACGTACCGCGTGCTGCGCAACGGCCAGCCCGTGAACGCCAGCGGCGCGCTCAGCTACGCCGTACCGGCCGGTGGTCCCGCCTACGCCGAGTATCAGGTTATTGCCATTGATAACCAGGGCCTGGAGTCCTTCGCCAGCGAGCCGCTGGCGGTGGCCGCACCCACTACCGAGGTGCAGCTCGAAACCGTAGCCCCGGCCGCCACCTCCGCCTACAAAGGCTTCAGCGGCAAGGGCTTCGTAGAAACAAGCACCAGCAAGAATACCGTCATCCACATTCCGGTAACGGTGACCGAGGCGGGTATTTATGTGTTGGATTTTCGCTACGCGAACGGCAACGGCCCCATCAATACCAATAATAAGTGCGCTATCCGCACGCTGCGTAATGGCCCTGCGCTGCTCGGTACCATCGTGCTACCGCAGCGCGGCGCGGATGAGTGGGGCAACTGGGGCTTCACCAACGCCGTGCGGGTGCATTTGCCAAAAGGTATAACAACCCTCACGCTCGCCTACGAGCCGGCCAACGCTAACATGAACGGGGCCGTGAACCAGGCCATGCTAGATTACCTGCGAGTGCGCAAGCTGGCAAATTAA
- a CDS encoding ABC transporter permease, with amino-acid sequence MAAAPTPAAVDYDPEAVPGGLDSAVVVPPPTRTPGYYVRQRLWANQPAVAGLGFICLCALVALLGYWVLPDNSPDANNGLVQLQKQPPGFVAAIRQRPDPNALPPGNALEVWLHGRPPQLKDEVAIPSPNPKTRSQEPGTTTRRYWLGTDKAGRDELSRLLLGTRISLGIGLVAVLISLALGVGVGAVAGYFGGWLDSILLGLMTVVWSIPGIMLVIGISLALDSKGVWVSFLAVGLTMWVDVARVVRGQVLGLRSATFIEAGRVLGLPTSRLIFVHLLPNLRGPLIVLATSNFAAAILLEAGLSFLGLGVQPPAPSWGLMVKEGYDLLGTQAGLWLTALPGLAISLLVLSFNVLGNGLRDAFDPKTPLT; translated from the coding sequence GTGGCCGCCGCGCCTACCCCCGCCGCCGTCGACTACGACCCCGAGGCCGTGCCCGGCGGCCTCGATTCGGCGGTGGTGGTGCCGCCCCCAACGCGCACGCCCGGCTACTACGTGCGCCAGCGCCTGTGGGCCAATCAGCCCGCCGTGGCCGGGCTGGGCTTCATTTGCCTGTGCGCGCTGGTAGCGCTGCTTGGCTATTGGGTGTTGCCCGACAACTCGCCTGATGCCAACAACGGCCTGGTGCAGCTGCAAAAGCAGCCGCCCGGCTTCGTGGCGGCCATCCGCCAGCGGCCCGACCCGAACGCCCTACCCCCCGGCAACGCCCTGGAGGTGTGGCTGCACGGCCGCCCCCCGCAGCTCAAAGACGAGGTAGCTATCCCAAGCCCGAACCCAAAAACCAGGAGCCAGGAACCAGGGACTACTACCCGCCGCTACTGGCTGGGCACCGACAAAGCCGGGCGCGACGAGCTAAGCCGGCTGCTGCTGGGCACGCGCATCTCGCTGGGCATCGGGCTGGTGGCGGTGCTCATCTCGTTGGCGCTGGGGGTGGGGGTAGGGGCCGTGGCCGGCTACTTCGGCGGCTGGCTCGATAGTATTTTGCTGGGGTTGATGACGGTGGTGTGGAGCATTCCGGGCATTATGCTGGTGATTGGTATTTCGCTGGCGCTGGATAGTAAGGGCGTGTGGGTCAGCTTTTTGGCGGTGGGCCTGACGATGTGGGTGGATGTGGCGCGGGTAGTGCGCGGGCAGGTGCTGGGGCTGCGCTCGGCCACGTTCATCGAGGCCGGGCGGGTGCTGGGGCTGCCCACCAGCCGACTGATTTTTGTGCACTTGCTACCCAACTTGCGCGGGCCGCTCATCGTGCTGGCTACCAGTAACTTCGCGGCCGCTATTCTGCTCGAAGCCGGCCTGAGCTTTCTGGGCCTGGGCGTGCAGCCGCCCGCCCCCAGCTGGGGCCTCATGGTGAAGGAGGGCTACGACCTGCTGGGTACCCAGGCCGGCCTGTGGCTCACGGCACTGCCGGGCCTGGCCATCAGCTTATTAGTACTGAGCTTTAACGTGCTGGGTAACGGCCTGCGCGATGCTTTCGACCCCAAAACGCCGCTCACCTGA
- a CDS encoding 3-phosphoshikimate 1-carboxyvinyltransferase: protein MTIQNLRWPGGPLRGTAQLPASKSEANRALLLQRLAGGGTLTNLSEAHDTVLMQRLLTQAADTDQLDAEDAGTVMRFMTAYLAVSGWRGTLTGAARMKQRPIGILVDALLTLGAGMEYVEKEGYPPLRFTGGGRVGAGPAELVVRGDISSQYISALLMVGPILPGGLRLRLTGDIGSRPYISLTLNLMRHFGATATEGPGEVIEVAPGGYRPADYAVESDWSAASYWYALVALGAPGSAITLPGLRQRSWQGDHVIQHLMRPLGVATDFLTNGGGAHLSQVAPALFDPAAPRLDFTDCPDLAQTVAVVAAALGRPLRLRGLHSLRIKETDRIAALQAELRKFGADMPEITPGVFEVQPGAFKVEGQEIDTYEDHRMAMAFAPLAMRGPLVVREPQVVRKSYPSFWRALAAAGMMVE, encoded by the coding sequence ATGACCATTCAAAACCTCCGCTGGCCAGGCGGGCCGCTGCGCGGCACGGCCCAGCTGCCGGCCTCCAAGAGCGAAGCCAACCGCGCCCTGCTGCTCCAGCGGCTGGCCGGCGGCGGCACGCTCACTAACCTCTCCGAAGCCCACGATACCGTGCTGATGCAGCGCCTGCTAACCCAGGCCGCCGATACCGACCAGCTCGATGCCGAGGATGCTGGCACCGTGATGCGCTTTATGACGGCCTACCTGGCCGTGAGCGGCTGGCGCGGCACCCTCACCGGCGCGGCCCGCATGAAGCAGCGGCCCATCGGCATTCTGGTCGATGCGCTGCTCACGCTCGGGGCTGGGATGGAGTACGTTGAAAAGGAAGGCTATCCGCCGCTACGCTTCACCGGGGGGGGTAGGGTAGGGGCGGGGCCGGCCGAGCTGGTAGTACGCGGCGACATTAGCAGCCAGTATATTTCGGCGCTGCTGATGGTGGGGCCTATCCTGCCCGGCGGCCTGCGCCTGCGCCTAACCGGCGACATCGGCTCGCGGCCATATATTAGCTTGACGTTGAATCTGATGCGGCACTTCGGGGCAACGGCTACCGAGGGGCCGGGCGAGGTGATTGAGGTAGCGCCCGGCGGCTACCGCCCAGCCGACTACGCGGTGGAGAGCGACTGGTCGGCGGCCAGCTACTGGTACGCGCTGGTGGCGTTGGGAGCCCCCGGCTCGGCCATTACGCTGCCGGGGCTGCGGCAACGGTCGTGGCAGGGCGACCACGTAATTCAGCACCTGATGCGGCCGCTGGGGGTAGCCACTGATTTTCTGACCAATGGCGGCGGCGCGCACCTCTCGCAAGTCGCGCCCGCACTATTTGACCCCGCCGCGCCGCGCCTCGATTTCACCGACTGCCCCGACCTGGCCCAGACCGTGGCCGTGGTGGCCGCCGCCCTGGGCCGCCCACTGCGCCTGCGCGGCCTGCACAGCCTGCGCATCAAGGAAACCGACCGTATCGCGGCCCTGCAAGCCGAGCTGCGCAAGTTCGGGGCTGACATGCCGGAGATTACGCCCGGCGTGTTTGAGGTGCAGCCGGGCGCGTTTAAAGTGGAGGGCCAGGAGATTGATACGTACGAAGACCACCGCATGGCAATGGCCTTCGCGCCGCTGGCCATGCGCGGGCCGCTGGTCGTGCGCGAGCCGCAGGTGGTGCGCAAGTCCTACCCCAGCTTCTGGCGGGCGCTGGCCGCGGCGGGAATGATGGTAGAATAG
- the lpxD gene encoding UDP-3-O-(3-hydroxymyristoyl)glucosamine N-acyltransferase encodes MKFTVTQIAQVVGGTVEGDSAATVSTLAKIEEAGPGALAFLANAKYEPFLYTTRATALIVSPELVLRQPVGAALIRVADPYSAFTKLLEFYQQTTRTGRRGVEQPSFLGAGSTIGAGHYRGAFSYIGENCVLGENVLIFPHAYVGDRVRIGDNSVIHAGARVYADTVIGQRCVIKAGAVVGTDGFGFAPQPDGSYKAIPQIGNVMLEDDVSIGANATVDCATMGSTLVRQGAKIDNLVQLAHNVEVGRHTVIAAQTGISGSSKVGDYCVLAGQVGLVGHIVLANRTTLAAQSGVQKSVREEGQVLQGYPAFNLKDNLRAAAVYRRLPELERRLTALEKNPLAPDKM; translated from the coding sequence ATGAAGTTTACCGTTACCCAGATTGCCCAGGTTGTGGGCGGCACCGTGGAGGGCGATTCCGCCGCTACCGTTTCGACCCTGGCCAAGATTGAGGAAGCCGGCCCCGGCGCGCTCGCCTTCCTGGCCAACGCGAAGTACGAGCCCTTCCTGTACACCACGCGCGCCACGGCCCTTATCGTGAGCCCCGAGCTGGTGCTGCGGCAGCCGGTAGGGGCCGCCCTCATCCGGGTAGCCGACCCATACTCGGCTTTTACCAAGCTACTCGAATTTTACCAGCAAACGACCCGCACGGGCCGGCGCGGCGTGGAACAGCCCAGCTTTCTGGGTGCGGGCTCCACTATTGGGGCCGGGCACTACCGGGGGGCATTTTCGTACATCGGCGAAAACTGCGTGCTGGGCGAGAACGTGCTGATTTTTCCGCACGCCTACGTCGGCGACCGGGTGCGCATCGGTGATAATTCCGTTATCCACGCCGGGGCCAGAGTTTATGCGGATACGGTTATCGGCCAGCGGTGCGTCATTAAGGCCGGGGCGGTGGTGGGCACCGACGGCTTCGGCTTCGCCCCGCAGCCCGATGGCTCTTATAAGGCCATTCCGCAGATTGGCAACGTGATGCTGGAAGACGACGTGAGCATCGGGGCCAATGCCACCGTGGACTGCGCCACAATGGGCAGCACGCTGGTGCGCCAGGGCGCTAAAATCGACAATCTGGTGCAGCTGGCCCACAACGTAGAGGTTGGGCGGCACACCGTTATCGCGGCCCAAACGGGAATTTCGGGTTCCTCCAAGGTAGGCGACTACTGCGTGCTGGCCGGGCAGGTAGGGCTGGTGGGCCACATTGTGCTGGCCAACCGCACCACCCTGGCCGCCCAAAGCGGCGTGCAGAAATCGGTGCGCGAGGAGGGGCAAGTACTCCAGGGCTACCCCGCCTTCAACCTCAAAGACAACCTACGGGCCGCCGCCGTGTACCGCCGCCTACCCGAATTGGAGCGCCGCCTCACTGCCCTCGAAAAAAACCCGCTAGCGCCGGATAAGATGTAG